From Streptomyces sp. NBC_01754, a single genomic window includes:
- a CDS encoding ADP-ribosylglycohydrolase family protein produces the protein MTPKTSTATGPDTTPAPRPAPTLDERVAGALVGAAVGDALGGPVEGWSPEQIAERHGGRVTGVVGPWYGDDWRTARPIAPYHKGDGHVTDDTLMTHALVRVYETVRDHLDAYAVADHLVPDLMSRPRWIPELEAEALPLQRIFLAEKWIVTRLHYGHADPREAGSGNIVNCGAAMYMAPVGLVNAAHPKAAYAEALDVAGAHQSSYGREAAGVLAAGVAAACAPGATPASVVDTCLALAKDGTRAAIEAVCEVAVRHTDFESALAPLRAAVAPFDTVGPHYREPSLGARRPSRLHSVEELPVALGMLLVGGGDYRHTVLGSVNYGRDCDSIATMSGALAGALHGERAVPAAWATAVADASRLDLRAPARVLAEVAREIFVRDTARRRSHESAFAALAGPR, from the coding sequence ATGACACCCAAAACCTCCACAGCGACCGGGCCGGACACCACCCCGGCTCCCCGCCCGGCACCCACCCTGGATGAACGCGTCGCCGGCGCGCTGGTCGGGGCGGCGGTCGGCGACGCGCTCGGCGGCCCCGTCGAGGGCTGGTCCCCCGAGCAGATCGCCGAGCGCCACGGGGGCCGGGTGACCGGTGTCGTCGGCCCCTGGTACGGCGACGACTGGCGCACCGCCCGCCCGATCGCCCCGTACCACAAGGGCGACGGGCACGTGACCGACGACACCCTGATGACCCATGCGCTGGTGCGGGTGTACGAGACCGTGCGCGACCACCTCGACGCGTACGCGGTCGCCGACCACCTCGTCCCCGACCTGATGTCCCGGCCCCGCTGGATCCCGGAGCTGGAGGCCGAGGCGCTGCCGCTCCAGCGGATCTTCCTGGCCGAGAAGTGGATCGTCACCCGACTGCACTACGGTCACGCCGACCCGCGCGAGGCGGGCTCCGGGAACATCGTCAACTGCGGGGCGGCGATGTACATGGCGCCCGTCGGCCTGGTGAACGCCGCCCATCCGAAGGCCGCCTACGCGGAGGCGCTGGACGTCGCCGGGGCGCACCAGTCCTCGTACGGGCGGGAGGCGGCCGGGGTACTCGCCGCCGGGGTGGCGGCCGCGTGCGCGCCCGGCGCGACGCCCGCCTCCGTCGTCGACACCTGCCTGGCACTCGCCAAGGACGGCACCCGCGCGGCGATCGAGGCCGTGTGCGAAGTCGCCGTGCGGCACACGGACTTCGAGTCCGCGCTCGCGCCGCTGCGCGCCGCCGTCGCCCCCTTCGACACCGTGGGCCCGCACTACCGCGAGCCCTCGCTGGGCGCCCGGCGGCCCTCCCGGCTGCACTCGGTCGAAGAGCTGCCCGTCGCGCTCGGCATGCTGCTCGTCGGTGGGGGCGACTACCGGCACACGGTGCTCGGCTCGGTCAACTACGGCCGGGACTGCGACTCGATCGCCACCATGAGCGGGGCACTCGCGGGCGCCCTCCACGGCGAACGGGCGGTCCCCGCCGCCTGGGCGACGGCGGTCGCCGACGCCAGCCGCCTCGACCTGCGCGCACCGGCACGGGTCCTGGCGGAGGTGGCCCGCGAGATCTTCGTACGGGACACGGCCCGCCGCCGGTCCCACGAGTCGGCGTTCGCCGCACTGGCAGGACCGCGATGA
- a CDS encoding VIT1/CCC1 transporter family protein: protein MTVIETGAVLHEAHRDNHTHRDVNGGWLRPAVFGAMDGLVSNLALMTGVAGGAVSQQTIVITGLAGLAAGAFSMAAGEYTSVASQRELVEAELAVERRELRKHPQDEMEELAALYVSRGVEPALAREVASQLSKDPEQALEIHAREELGIDPGDLPSPLVAAVSSFGAFALGALLPVLPYLLGATVLWPAVLLALVGLFGCGAVVARVTARTWWFSGLRQLVLGGAAAAITYGLGTLFGVATGG from the coding sequence GTGACCGTCATCGAGACCGGCGCAGTCCTGCACGAGGCACACCGCGACAACCACACCCACCGCGACGTGAACGGCGGCTGGCTGCGGCCCGCGGTGTTCGGAGCCATGGACGGACTCGTCTCCAACCTGGCCCTCATGACGGGCGTCGCCGGAGGAGCGGTCTCCCAGCAGACCATCGTCATCACCGGCCTCGCCGGACTGGCCGCCGGCGCGTTCTCCATGGCGGCCGGCGAGTACACCTCGGTCGCCTCGCAGCGCGAACTCGTCGAGGCCGAGCTCGCCGTCGAGCGCCGTGAGCTGCGCAAGCACCCCCAGGACGAGATGGAGGAGCTCGCCGCGCTGTACGTGTCCCGGGGCGTCGAACCCGCCCTCGCCCGCGAAGTGGCGAGCCAGCTGTCGAAGGACCCGGAGCAGGCGCTGGAGATCCACGCCCGCGAAGAACTCGGCATAGACCCCGGCGACCTGCCCTCGCCGCTGGTCGCGGCGGTGTCCTCCTTCGGGGCCTTCGCGCTGGGCGCCCTGCTTCCCGTACTGCCGTACCTGCTCGGTGCCACCGTGCTGTGGCCCGCCGTGCTGCTCGCCCTCGTGGGTCTCTTCGGCTGCGGGGCGGTCGTGGCCCGGGTGACGGCGCGTACCTGGTGGTTCAGCGGGCTGCGCCAGCTCGTCCTCGGCGGGGCGGCCGCCGCGATCACCTACGGCCTCGGCACCCTGTTCGGCGTCGCGACGGGCGGCTGA
- a CDS encoding ADP-ribosylglycohydrolase family protein, whose translation MSVRRGTAAPPRAAVHTRPADAPARTSPGRRDRIEGMLLGLAAGDAAGWPAARHRAARMPEWTRRLTRELDTFAEQNATTTLPVPIALNQPPEPLRLGPSDDAEWAAFTAGTVLAAAAGHASGLPPGRRMREAIDRSWNALAAKVAAASAQAPEVESAVLPLRARISVRAGLGNLAAGLRPPASGHDNPHYFDDAACVRAVVLALVHPGDPAAAAAIAEFDARYTQDGDGVHGARAVAAAIAVALAGADVDTAVDAALEQLPEGTEIARNAVHAVRLAREFAGERAGAFALVPVLEHRIVDHVYSYGIAAAETVPVALALTTAARGEIAQAVPAAACLSRVADSAPALAGALTGALGGAGTVPTGWREACRTLAGCALPRLAGTDLIELAGLLAATEPATPGGQFRHDTQNLHSDRAGHHPGSPPGTHPG comes from the coding sequence ATGAGCGTCCGGCGCGGCACCGCCGCACCGCCCCGTGCCGCCGTCCACACCCGTCCGGCGGACGCCCCGGCACGCACCTCCCCCGGCCGCCGGGACCGGATCGAGGGGATGCTGCTCGGGCTGGCCGCCGGGGACGCCGCCGGGTGGCCGGCCGCGCGGCACCGGGCGGCGCGGATGCCCGAGTGGACCCGGCGGCTCACCCGCGAGCTGGACACCTTCGCCGAGCAGAACGCGACCACCACCCTCCCCGTGCCGATCGCGCTCAACCAGCCGCCCGAGCCGCTCCGGCTCGGGCCCTCGGACGACGCCGAGTGGGCGGCGTTCACCGCCGGGACGGTGCTCGCCGCCGCGGCCGGCCACGCGTCCGGCCTCCCGCCCGGACGCCGGATGCGGGAAGCGATCGACCGGTCCTGGAACGCGCTGGCCGCGAAGGTCGCCGCCGCCAGTGCCCAGGCCCCCGAGGTCGAGTCCGCCGTGCTGCCGCTGCGCGCCCGGATCTCCGTACGGGCCGGGCTCGGCAACCTCGCCGCGGGACTGCGTCCGCCGGCCTCCGGACACGACAACCCGCACTACTTCGACGACGCCGCGTGCGTCCGGGCCGTCGTCCTCGCCCTCGTGCACCCGGGAGACCCGGCGGCCGCCGCCGCGATCGCCGAGTTCGACGCCCGCTACACCCAGGACGGTGACGGGGTGCACGGCGCCCGTGCGGTCGCCGCCGCGATCGCCGTGGCGCTCGCCGGTGCGGACGTCGACACCGCGGTGGACGCCGCGCTCGAACAGCTGCCGGAGGGGACCGAGATCGCCCGCAACGCGGTCCACGCGGTGCGGCTGGCCCGGGAGTTCGCGGGAGAGCGGGCGGGGGCCTTCGCCCTGGTCCCCGTGCTGGAGCACAGGATCGTCGACCACGTCTACAGCTACGGGATCGCCGCCGCCGAGACGGTGCCGGTCGCCCTCGCCCTGACGACCGCCGCCCGGGGCGAGATCGCCCAGGCCGTGCCCGCGGCGGCCTGCCTCTCCCGGGTCGCCGACTCCGCGCCCGCCCTCGCCGGTGCGCTGACCGGCGCGCTGGGCGGGGCCGGCACCGTGCCGACGGGCTGGCGCGAGGCCTGCCGCACCCTGGCGGGCTGCGCGCTGCCGCGCCTCGCCGGAACCGATCTCATCGAACTCGCCGGGCTGCTGGCAGCCACGGAACCGGCCACCCCGGGTGGACAATTCCGGCATGACACCCAAAACCTCCACAGCGACCGGGCCGGACACCACCCCGGCTCCCCGCCCGGCACCCACCCTGGATGA
- a CDS encoding ADP-ribosylglycohydrolase family protein — protein MTVRLTWVQPEDLVGHELRQAAQDGRDTGDVEQRWHAAGGAPAPERDGASQAPASPGLRALAGRLLDELASAESPLAADEPTDLAAIRAACPRWPAPRTRPVSLGLERLHAAWLGRAAGCLLGKPVEKLPLAGIRALARATGDWPLTTWFTARGLPAEVAAAHPWNRRSAATSLAENIDGMPEDDDLDFPLLALLLLRRHGHGFGTDDVARLWLDTLPAGRVFTAERVAYRNLLDGVEPPLTARWRNPFREWIGAQIRADVHGWTHPADPAAAAEQAYRDAALTHTANGVYGAMFAAAALAEAAGGETDVHGCLAAGLRVVPPRSRYAHAVRLGIGTARAERDFDRVVDRLHAVYADTHHWVHVLPNAALLAAALTHADGDFARSVCATVSGGWDTDSNGATAGSLAGLLAGRPAALPERFTAPLKNRLATSVPGFDSVGFDTLAELTYQEVRRP, from the coding sequence ATGACGGTACGGCTGACCTGGGTACAGCCCGAGGACCTGGTGGGCCATGAGCTGCGGCAGGCGGCGCAGGACGGCCGGGACACCGGTGACGTCGAGCAGCGCTGGCACGCGGCCGGCGGCGCCCCGGCCCCGGAGCGTGACGGGGCCTCCCAGGCGCCCGCCTCACCCGGGCTGCGGGCGCTGGCCGGGCGGCTGCTGGACGAACTCGCCTCGGCCGAGAGCCCCTTGGCGGCTGACGAGCCGACGGACCTGGCGGCGATCCGGGCCGCGTGCCCCCGGTGGCCGGCGCCCCGGACCCGGCCGGTGTCCCTCGGACTCGAACGGCTGCACGCCGCCTGGCTGGGCCGGGCCGCCGGCTGCCTGCTCGGCAAACCGGTCGAGAAGCTGCCGCTCGCGGGCATCCGGGCCCTGGCGCGGGCCACCGGCGACTGGCCGCTCACCACCTGGTTCACCGCACGCGGGCTGCCGGCCGAGGTGGCCGCCGCCCACCCGTGGAACCGCCGCTCGGCCGCCACCTCGCTGGCCGAGAACATCGACGGGATGCCGGAGGACGACGACCTCGACTTCCCCCTGCTGGCGCTGCTGCTGCTCCGGCGCCACGGCCACGGCTTCGGCACGGACGACGTCGCCCGGCTCTGGCTCGACACGCTGCCGGCGGGACGGGTCTTCACCGCCGAGCGCGTCGCGTACCGCAATCTGCTCGACGGTGTCGAACCGCCGCTCACCGCCCGGTGGCGCAACCCGTTCCGGGAGTGGATCGGCGCCCAGATCCGGGCCGACGTGCACGGCTGGACGCATCCGGCGGATCCGGCCGCCGCCGCCGAGCAGGCGTACCGGGACGCGGCGCTCACCCACACCGCCAACGGGGTGTACGGGGCGATGTTCGCCGCCGCCGCGCTCGCCGAGGCGGCCGGGGGCGAGACGGACGTCCACGGCTGCCTGGCGGCCGGGCTGCGCGTGGTGCCGCCCCGTTCCCGGTACGCGCACGCGGTGCGCCTGGGCATCGGGACGGCCCGCGCCGAGCGGGACTTCGACCGCGTCGTGGACCGGCTGCACGCCGTCTACGCGGACACCCACCACTGGGTGCACGTCCTGCCCAACGCCGCGCTGCTGGCCGCCGCCCTCACCCACGCCGACGGCGACTTCGCCCGCTCGGTCTGCGCCACGGTGTCCGGCGGCTGGGACACCGACTCCAACGGCGCGACGGCCGGCTCGCTCGCGGGCCTGCTGGCCGGGCGGCCCGCCGCGCTGCCCGAGCGGTTCACGGCCCCGCTGAAGAACCGCCTCGCCACGTCCGTGCCCGGTTTCGACTCCGTCGGCTTCGACACCCTCGCCGAACTGACCTACCAGGAGGTACGCCGCCCATGA
- the gltB gene encoding glutamate synthase large subunit — MRSDAWSPMDGRPAQQGMYDPRNEHDACGVGFVATLTGVAGHELVEQALTVLRNLEHRGATGSEPDSGDGAGILLQVPDAFLREEAGFTLPEAGAYAVGTAFLPADDATPSVRRIEEIAAEEGLDVLGWRQVPVTPDILGKGARATMPEFRQLFVAASAPRTRAEAGPATGIALDRKAFVLRKRAEREAGVYFPSLSARTVVYKGMLTTGQLEPFFPDLSDPRFATAVALVHSRFSTNTFPSWPLAHPYRFVAHNGEINTVKGNRNWMKARESQLASGLFGETALDRVLPVCTPDASDSASFDEVLELLHLGGRSLPHSVLMMVPEAWENHASMDPARRAFYQYHSAMMEPWDGPACVTFTDGVQVGAVLDRNGLRPGRYWVTDDGLVVLSSEVGVLDIDPARVVRKGRLQPGRMFLVDTAEHRIVEDDEIKASLAAEQPYAEWLETGEIQLEDLPEREHIVHTHASVTRRQQTFGYTEEELRVILAPMARTAGEPLGSMGTDAPIAALSARPRLLFDYFTQLFAQVTNPPLDAIREELVTSLRSVLGPQGNLLEPTAASCRGVALPFPVIDNDELAKLIHINADGDMPGMKAATLAGLYRVGGGGDALAARIEEIRTEVDAAIEDGARLVVLSDRHSDAEHAPIPSLLLTSAVHHHLIRTKQRTQVGLLVEAGDVREVHHVALLIGYGAAAVNPYLAMESVEDLVRAGTFIEGVETEQAIRNLIHALGKGVLKVMSKMGVSTVASYRGAQVFEAVGLDEAFVARYFNGTATKIGGAGLDVVAKEVAARHAKAYPASGISASHRALEIGGEYQWRREGEPHLFDPETVFRLQHATRDRRYDVFKKYTDRVDEQSERLMTLRGLFALKSDREPVPLDEVESAAEIVRRFSTGAMSYGSISQEAHETLAVAMNQLGGKSNTGEGGEDAERLYDPARRSAIKQVASGRFGVTSEYLVNADDIQIKMAQGAKPGEGGQLPGHKVYPWVARTRHSTPGVGLISPPPHHDIYSIEDLAQLIHDLKNANPAARIHVKLVSEVGVGTVAAGVSKAHADVVLISGHDGGTGASPLTSLKHAGGPWELGLAETQQTLLLNGLRDRIVVQTDGQLKTGRDVVVAALLGAEEFGFATAPLVVSGCVMMRVCHLDTCPVGIATQNPVLRSRFSGKAEHIVNFFEFIAEEVREILAELGFRTVEEAVGHAELLDTERAVTHWKAQGLDLAPLFHVPDLPEGAVRHRVNDQDHGLAKALDNELIELAADALEAENAEAARPVRAQIAIRNINRTVGTMLGHEVTKRFGGAGLPENTVDLTFTGSAGQSFGAFLPRGVTLRLEGDANDYVGKGLSGGRVIVRPDRGADHLAEYSTIAGNTIGYGATGGEIFLRGRTGERFCVRNSGATVVSEGVGDHGCEYMTGGHAVVLGETGRNFAAGMSGGTAYVIDLDPDNVNTGNLGAVHGLDTADRQWLHDVVRRHQEETGSTVAEKLLADWDTAAARFSKIIPTTYQAVLAAKDAAELAGLSEQETTEKMMEAATHG; from the coding sequence ATGCGTTCCGACGCCTGGTCGCCCATGGACGGTCGCCCCGCCCAGCAGGGGATGTACGACCCCCGTAACGAGCACGACGCCTGCGGTGTCGGGTTCGTGGCCACCCTGACCGGTGTGGCCGGCCATGAACTGGTCGAGCAGGCGCTGACCGTGCTGCGCAACCTCGAACACCGCGGAGCCACCGGATCCGAACCCGACTCGGGTGACGGAGCCGGCATCCTTCTACAGGTCCCGGACGCCTTCCTCCGCGAGGAGGCCGGGTTCACCCTCCCCGAGGCCGGCGCCTACGCCGTCGGTACCGCCTTCCTGCCCGCGGACGACGCCACGCCATCCGTCCGGCGGATCGAGGAGATCGCCGCCGAAGAGGGCCTCGACGTCCTCGGCTGGCGCCAGGTCCCGGTCACGCCGGACATCCTCGGCAAGGGCGCCCGCGCCACCATGCCCGAGTTCCGCCAGCTGTTCGTCGCCGCGAGCGCCCCCCGGACGCGGGCCGAGGCCGGACCCGCCACCGGCATCGCGCTCGACCGCAAGGCGTTCGTCCTGCGCAAGCGCGCCGAGCGTGAGGCCGGGGTGTACTTCCCCTCGCTGTCCGCCCGCACGGTCGTGTACAAGGGCATGCTCACCACCGGGCAGCTGGAGCCGTTCTTCCCGGACCTCTCCGACCCCCGCTTCGCCACCGCGGTCGCACTGGTCCACTCACGGTTCTCCACCAACACCTTCCCCAGCTGGCCGCTCGCGCACCCGTACCGATTCGTCGCGCACAACGGCGAGATCAACACGGTCAAGGGCAACCGCAACTGGATGAAGGCCCGCGAATCCCAGCTGGCCTCCGGCCTGTTCGGCGAAACCGCGCTCGACCGCGTCCTCCCCGTCTGCACCCCGGACGCCTCCGACTCCGCCTCCTTCGACGAGGTCCTGGAACTCCTCCACCTCGGCGGCCGCTCGCTGCCCCACTCGGTGCTGATGATGGTCCCCGAGGCCTGGGAGAACCACGCCTCCATGGACCCCGCCCGACGCGCCTTCTACCAGTACCACTCCGCGATGATGGAGCCCTGGGACGGCCCGGCCTGCGTCACCTTCACCGACGGCGTCCAGGTCGGCGCGGTCCTCGACCGCAACGGCCTGCGCCCCGGCCGCTACTGGGTCACCGACGACGGCCTCGTCGTGCTCTCCTCCGAGGTCGGCGTCCTGGACATCGACCCCGCCAGGGTCGTCCGCAAGGGCCGCCTCCAGCCCGGCCGGATGTTCCTCGTCGACACCGCCGAGCACCGCATCGTCGAGGACGACGAGATCAAGGCGTCCCTCGCCGCCGAACAGCCCTACGCCGAATGGCTGGAAACCGGCGAGATCCAGCTCGAAGACCTCCCCGAGCGCGAACACATCGTCCACACCCACGCCTCCGTCACCCGCCGGCAGCAGACCTTCGGCTACACCGAGGAAGAGCTCCGCGTCATCCTCGCCCCGATGGCCCGCACCGCCGGGGAACCGCTGGGCTCCATGGGCACGGACGCGCCGATCGCCGCACTCTCCGCCCGCCCCCGGCTGCTCTTCGACTACTTCACCCAGCTCTTCGCCCAGGTCACCAACCCGCCACTGGACGCCATCCGCGAGGAACTCGTCACCTCGCTGCGCTCCGTGCTGGGCCCCCAGGGCAACCTCCTGGAGCCGACCGCCGCGTCCTGCCGCGGCGTCGCCCTGCCCTTCCCGGTGATCGACAACGACGAGCTGGCCAAGCTCATCCACATCAACGCCGACGGCGACATGCCCGGAATGAAGGCCGCCACCCTCGCCGGCCTCTACCGCGTCGGCGGCGGCGGCGACGCGCTGGCCGCCCGGATCGAGGAGATCCGCACCGAGGTCGACGCCGCCATCGAGGACGGCGCCCGCCTCGTCGTCCTGTCCGACCGGCACTCCGACGCCGAGCACGCGCCGATCCCCTCGCTGCTGCTCACCTCGGCCGTCCACCACCACCTCATCCGCACCAAGCAGCGCACCCAGGTGGGCCTGCTGGTCGAGGCCGGTGACGTACGCGAGGTCCACCACGTCGCACTGCTGATCGGCTACGGCGCCGCCGCGGTCAACCCCTACCTGGCGATGGAGTCCGTCGAGGACCTCGTCCGGGCCGGCACCTTCATCGAGGGCGTCGAGACCGAACAGGCCATCCGCAACCTCATCCACGCGCTGGGCAAGGGCGTCCTGAAGGTCATGTCCAAGATGGGCGTCTCCACCGTCGCCTCCTACCGCGGCGCCCAGGTCTTCGAGGCCGTGGGCCTCGACGAGGCCTTCGTCGCCCGGTACTTCAACGGCACCGCCACCAAGATCGGCGGCGCCGGACTCGACGTCGTCGCCAAGGAGGTCGCCGCCCGGCACGCCAAGGCGTACCCCGCCTCCGGCATCTCCGCCTCGCACCGCGCGCTGGAGATCGGCGGCGAGTACCAGTGGCGCCGCGAGGGCGAACCGCACCTGTTCGACCCGGAGACCGTCTTCCGCCTCCAGCACGCCACCCGAGACCGCCGGTACGACGTCTTCAAGAAGTACACCGACCGGGTCGACGAGCAGTCCGAACGCCTCATGACCCTCCGCGGCCTGTTCGCCCTCAAGAGCGACCGCGAGCCGGTCCCCCTCGACGAGGTCGAGTCCGCCGCGGAGATCGTCAGGCGCTTCTCCACCGGGGCCATGTCCTACGGCTCCATCTCCCAGGAGGCGCACGAGACCCTCGCCGTCGCCATGAACCAGCTGGGCGGCAAGTCCAACACCGGCGAGGGCGGCGAGGACGCCGAGCGCCTGTACGACCCGGCACGCCGCTCCGCCATCAAGCAGGTCGCCTCCGGCCGCTTCGGGGTGACCAGCGAATACCTGGTCAACGCGGACGACATCCAGATCAAGATGGCGCAGGGCGCCAAGCCCGGCGAGGGCGGCCAGCTGCCCGGCCACAAGGTCTACCCATGGGTCGCCAGGACCCGGCACTCCACCCCGGGCGTCGGCCTGATCTCCCCTCCGCCGCACCACGACATCTACTCCATCGAGGACCTGGCCCAGCTGATCCACGACCTCAAGAACGCCAACCCCGCGGCCCGCATCCACGTGAAGCTGGTCTCCGAGGTCGGCGTCGGCACGGTCGCGGCCGGTGTCTCCAAGGCCCACGCGGACGTCGTCCTGATCTCCGGCCACGACGGCGGCACGGGCGCCTCCCCGCTCACCTCGCTCAAGCACGCGGGCGGCCCCTGGGAGCTCGGACTCGCCGAGACCCAGCAGACCCTGCTGCTCAACGGCCTGCGCGACCGCATCGTCGTCCAGACCGACGGCCAGCTCAAGACCGGCCGCGACGTCGTCGTCGCCGCCCTCCTCGGCGCGGAGGAGTTCGGTTTCGCGACCGCGCCGCTCGTCGTCTCCGGCTGCGTCATGATGCGCGTCTGCCATTTGGACACCTGCCCGGTCGGCATCGCCACCCAGAACCCCGTCCTGCGGAGCAGGTTCTCCGGCAAGGCCGAACACATCGTCAACTTCTTCGAGTTCATCGCCGAAGAGGTCCGCGAGATCCTCGCCGAACTCGGTTTCCGCACCGTCGAGGAGGCCGTCGGCCACGCCGAACTCCTCGACACCGAACGGGCCGTCACACACTGGAAGGCCCAGGGACTCGACCTCGCGCCCCTCTTCCACGTACCCGACCTCCCCGAGGGAGCCGTACGCCACCGCGTCAACGACCAGGACCACGGCCTGGCCAAGGCCCTCGACAACGAGCTGATCGAACTCGCCGCCGACGCGCTGGAGGCCGAGAACGCCGAGGCCGCCCGCCCCGTCCGCGCCCAGATCGCGATCCGCAACATCAACCGCACCGTCGGCACGATGCTGGGACACGAGGTCACCAAGAGGTTCGGCGGCGCGGGCCTGCCCGAGAACACCGTCGACCTCACCTTCACCGGCTCCGCCGGCCAGTCCTTCGGCGCCTTCCTCCCGCGCGGCGTGACACTCCGCCTGGAGGGCGACGCCAACGACTACGTCGGCAAGGGACTCTCCGGCGGCCGCGTGATCGTGCGCCCCGACCGCGGCGCCGACCACCTCGCCGAGTACTCCACCATCGCCGGGAACACCATCGGCTACGGCGCGACCGGCGGCGAGATCTTCCTGCGCGGGCGCACCGGCGAACGCTTCTGCGTCCGCAACTCCGGCGCCACCGTCGTCTCCGAAGGCGTCGGCGACCACGGCTGCGAGTACATGACCGGCGGCCACGCCGTCGTCCTCGGCGAGACCGGCCGCAACTTCGCCGCCGGCATGTCGGGCGGCACCGCCTACGTCATCGACCTCGACCCCGACAACGTCAACACCGGCAACCTCGGTGCCGTCCACGGCCTCGACACCGCCGACCGGCAGTGGCTGCACGACGTCGTACGCCGCCACCAGGAGGAGACCGGCTCCACGGTCGCCGAGAAGCTGCTGGCCGACTGGGACACCGCCGCCGCCCGCTTCAGCAAGATCATCCCGACCACGTACCAGGCAGTGCTCGCCGCCAAGGACGCCGCCGAGCTCGCCGGTCTCTCCGAGCAGGAGACCACCGAGAAGATGATGGAGGCGGCGACCCATGGCTGA
- a CDS encoding ADP-ribosylglycohydrolase family protein: protein MERKTDSRAVTRRGTWTGGPAGYGPGTPAGVAGRARGALLGLAVGDALGAPAENMRPSEIRRRWGRITGFVSDDPAGTDDTEYAVFSGLLLARHGSALTVSHVERAWHRWIADLDEGPFRGAGFSERGTLENLRRGLAAPISAQHRHAWSDGLAMRAAPFGVFAAGRPAEAARLVAVDGRVSHEGEGIYGGQAVAAGVAAAMVGAGPSSVVAAALSVVPMDSWTARSLRRAVTAAQRSYPDRLTGERAVRSAVVIGGYPWTDLAPEAVGLAFGAFTAARGDFRTAVLTAVNMGRDADTTAAVAGALAGALHGESAIPRAWASAIGPVRGSCLPSMRGYHVLDIADLLTPDDQEDLRRAPAGTSGGEPGLAGCGPAREAPGVSWTAAPDGGVRSSPVTAPGTAR from the coding sequence ATGGAGCGGAAGACGGACAGCCGGGCGGTGACCCGCCGGGGCACCTGGACCGGCGGGCCGGCGGGGTACGGCCCGGGCACGCCCGCCGGGGTCGCCGGACGGGCGCGCGGGGCGCTGCTCGGGCTCGCGGTGGGGGACGCGCTCGGCGCCCCGGCGGAGAACATGCGGCCGTCCGAGATCCGCCGCCGCTGGGGCCGGATCACGGGCTTCGTCAGCGACGACCCGGCGGGGACGGACGACACCGAGTACGCCGTCTTCTCGGGGCTGCTGCTGGCCCGGCACGGTTCGGCGCTGACGGTCTCCCATGTGGAGCGGGCCTGGCACCGCTGGATCGCGGACCTGGACGAGGGCCCGTTCCGGGGCGCCGGGTTCAGCGAGCGCGGCACGCTGGAGAACCTGCGGCGCGGGCTGGCCGCACCGATCTCGGCCCAGCACCGTCATGCGTGGAGCGACGGGCTGGCGATGCGGGCCGCGCCGTTCGGTGTCTTCGCGGCGGGGCGGCCCGCCGAGGCGGCCCGGCTGGTGGCGGTGGACGGCCGGGTCAGCCATGAGGGGGAGGGCATCTACGGCGGCCAGGCGGTCGCGGCGGGGGTGGCCGCCGCGATGGTGGGCGCGGGACCGTCGTCGGTGGTGGCCGCCGCGCTGTCGGTCGTGCCGATGGACTCCTGGACCGCCCGTTCGCTGCGCCGCGCGGTCACCGCCGCACAGCGTTCGTACCCGGACCGGCTGACGGGGGAACGCGCCGTGCGCTCGGCGGTGGTGATCGGCGGCTACCCGTGGACGGACCTGGCGCCGGAGGCGGTGGGCCTGGCCTTCGGCGCCTTCACGGCGGCGCGCGGCGACTTCCGTACGGCGGTGCTGACGGCGGTGAACATGGGCCGGGACGCCGACACGACGGCCGCGGTGGCGGGTGCGCTGGCGGGCGCGCTGCACGGGGAGTCGGCGATCCCGCGGGCCTGGGCGTCGGCGATCGGGCCGGTACGCGGCAGCTGCCTGCCGTCGATGCGGGGCTACCACGTGCTGGACATCGCGGACCTGCTGACGCCGGACGACCAGGAGGACCTACGGAGGGCGCCGGCCGGCACGTCCGGCGGGGAGCCGGGGCTTGCGGGGTGCGGACCGGCGCGGGAGGCCCCCGGTGTCTCGTGGACCGCGGCACCGGACGGCGGCGTACGCAGCTCACCGGTCACCGCTCCGGGGACCGCCCGATGA